CTCTCTCTAGCTGTGGCCTGTAAAACTTGGGTTTTCTTCCCCGTATGAGGGGATGCTGGTATGTACACTGCCTGTGTTCAGCATGCAtgttgttggtttggttttttaatgGTACCATTGCATGACTAAACCTGTTAAATGTGTTGTAAGTTGGTTTTAAAAACTCCTGAATAATCAAGACTGCATGTATGGGTTGCAACTTTCTCTCCTGACTGCATGCAGTGCTTTTCACCTGTTCGCCTTGGCTTTGGTATTTCATAGACATTGAGTGGAACTTGAATGTATTAACGTTCCTTATAAGTAAAACTAAGGTGAGGCTGGTAGATTAAACAACTGCTTCACAAAAGGTAACAAAACCACAAATCAGattaataggaaaaatatatatattatctcTTGGAACACTTGTGTGACTAACAGCTCTTCATCCATGAGCCCTTCAACTGTCCTGCTCATTTGTCTTCAACCTTACAGCTAGTAGCTAGGGTAGGTGTTTAGGACTGAGTCATAAATTTGTCTTACAGAGTAAAAGTCCACAGGTCAAAGGAAATGACAGTGGCAATTCAGAACTGGGCTCTCTGCATGAAGAAGAGGAAGTTTCTGAAGCTGATAACCGAGAAAAGGAGATTCTCATTGATCGGATACAGtcaataaaagaagaaaagtaagttGTAGCTTTGAAAACCCTGCATCTGTAGGTTGTGCCCTTTGTGGTTGGGGGTAACACAGACAGCAAAGCACTGTATTCTGGTTAGTTAACTATGTTCTTCAGGCCTTTATGAAGATGAAAAGGGAAACATAAAagccaggacaagaggaaaataCTATGAGAATTATTATTTAATGACTATATGCAGGAAGGTTTACCTCTGAAATATGTGCTGCTTAAGGTTGTATCAGAAgtgctttctgttctgatgTAGGGAAGACATAACATATCGGTTACCTGAGCTTGATCAGCGAGGCTCTGATGAGGAAAATGTGGACTCTGAGACCTCAGCAAGCACAGAGAGCTTGCTAGAAGAGAGAACAGGACGGATGGATACCGAAGGTCAGTATTAAGGTAgtgtgtgctttttttattCTACATATTTCACTGCATAGAGCCGGGTGACCAAATGCTACCTGGTCACACCAGCTTCTGTCAAGTTACATTTTTATGCATGCTTtcagtgtgttgttttttttaaaggaattatGATTTCTGGCGTACAAGGCTGCACTCAGAGCTCCAACGTGCCTGCCAAAGACGTTTGCAcagtgccttctcttctgcaaacatCTTCGGGTTCTTTGCCTGCATCCCTGGCTTCAAGACGCAGATCATCTTTAACACTGTCCAAGATTAAGGTGCCCCGCCGAACACCAGTGATGCCAACAGCAAACATCAAGCTTCCTCCTGGGATTTTCAAATGTACAGAATCTCAGGGCAAGGCTTCAGCTGATGAAGAGTCTCAAACAGTGGTGAGACGAAGGGAGCAGCCAGCAATACGAACTGATAAAGTCCATTCTATATACGTTGCACAAGGGTCTGCAATGGCCCACGCTCAGGAACTTTTGGATGAATATGAACCAACAGCAAAAGTAAAACGGAGGTTTTCAGACCCTTATTCCCACCTGACGTGTACAGAGAAGTGAAATACTGAAGCTGTCTGGATTTGTCTGAAGTTGACTTTAGTTTTTTAAGGCTTTGAAGGCTATGAACTTATTCATGAGTGTACAGGTAAAAAATAACGTCCTGTTTCTGCTGCCGTGCCTTCTTCCATTTGCCTTACAGTGGACTTTAATGGGACCAACAGTGAGTTTGGGTCAGCGTACGTTGCCttaattttttatgtttttatgacAACTTTGTGTGGTTTACAGAACTGTTAATGTTGTAATAGCCTTAACTGAGACCAAATGTACAAAAACGTTTATTAATACattgcactttttaaaaaaagtctgtgTTCATTTATCAACGTCCTTTTGCCTGCGTCAGTGCTGTGTGGTGAGCAATGCctgcagagggaatggctgACTGGAATCGTTCTTTGTTGGCGTTGAGAAAGCTCTCTCCACAAAGGAAGCACAAATGCCCAAGTGTCACCATGACGTATTTTGGGGCCCTCAGCAAATTCACGGCTCCCACAGCGCTTGTGCAGAGCTGCCTCGGCCCCCGTCTGCGTGCCGATCAACGCTCTGAAGGAGAGCTGTGCACACGCTGTGGAACTGAGCTCCAATCCCCTCTCGAGGGCCCTGCGCCGTTTCGTGTCAGAGCTGTGACGGAAGAGCGCCGGGGCTGCTTCGTTGTGtgcagttttgaaataaaaccgCGCGTCGAGCGCCGCGGAGCAACGGCACCCGGTCGCCTCCACCGCCTCCCGCCCCGCCCTAAGATGGCGCCCGCGCCCCGCCCTAAGATGGCGGCATCGCCCGGAAGCGCTGCTAAGGCGCCTTCCGGTGTGGGTTGTCCGCAATGGCGGCGACGCGGCTGGAACTGAATCTGATGCGGCTGCTGAGCCGGTGCGAGGCGCTGGCAGCGGAGCGGCGGGATCCCGAGGAGTGGCGGCTGGAGAAGGTGAGGCGTGACCCAGCCCTCTCGTCGGGGCGGGACTGGCCGGGAAAGCTCCCGGCCTTCAGTAGCACGATTCTGCTCCTCCAAATAAGCAGAGGCAGTCAGTGTCAGAGCGTTAAAAGCCGAGCGCGCCCTCAGCCGTGCTGCGGCCTCTGCCGGAATTAATATCTGTCCGTAATGCTGACGACTGAAAGACTGAAAGCCTTTCTCTCCTCAGTACGTGGCCGCCCTTGAGGACATGCTGCGGGAGCTGAAGAAGCAGTCCAGGTGAGGGTGCTGCAGTGCGGCAGGCGAGTGGAGCAGCTGGGAGTCACGTCGTGGGCTGGAAAACCTCCCCGTCATCCTGGAGTTTTAATggttttaaaaccattcccccttgcgCTGTCACTGCCTGCCTGCGCCAAGCTGAAAGCCCTTAGTTCCCTCACCATTCTTTGTGCTGAGTATCAGCGTGGTCCTCCTATGGACCCATTCCAGAAGTTCCACGTCTTTCCTGTTCTGAATGCAGTCCTCCCAATGGGGCTTcaggggcagagcagtgggggAAAATCCCCTCTGTGCCCTGtgcctcccctcccatcccccatTGACGCGGCCCAAGGTGCCGTTGGCCCTCCAGGCTGTGAGCATCCACTGCTGATTCgtgttcagtttttcttctaccAGGACCTCTAACTCCTTCCTGGTAGGGCTGCTGTCAatgttcttctcccagtctgttcCCATGTCTGGGGTTGCCCTGGCCCAGGTGCGTGAGGGAATTGTGCGGCCGTGGTCACACAAACGCTTCATTCTCCTTGTCAggctctgcacagtgctccTCTGGTTGGCtgtgccctgagctgctgcatccACAGTTGCCTCAGCAAGGTGGCTTAAGGGGGCTGCAGGTATGCTCCCAACTTGAGgcaatttctttcttgaaaaagcCCCCATTGTTTAATTTGATACGAAAAGTTTTCTAAACAATAGAAGATGGTGCTGTTTACTGGTTTTCACAtggctttgtttgttgtttttccaattCCAATAGCAAGCCTGCCCCAGAACTGCTCAATGAATACACACGTAAAGTAGACTTTCTGAAGGGACTTCTAGAAGCTGAAAAATTGGTAAGACATATTAGTTTACCTTGGAAAGACTTAAGAAGTATTCTCCACTTAAAAGCAAGCGTAGGAACAAGGCAACAAGGAGAATTTATCTTACATCTCACAGTAACACTTGTCAAGGATTGCCTGATAAGATTTTAAcaatagtaaataaatatattgtatTTTGTTGAAGGGAGCTATTGTGCGAAgtctgaaatttctttcttccttttccaaacTGTAGAGTTTGCAAAATTCTACAACTGTTCCAGCAACCGTGGAAGTGCTCCCCAAATCCTCGTAGCTCATACATCTGGGTGGCCTTATGCTGCAGAACGATGTTTGTGACTCTTTCTcgttgtttcttctttcttacagccttcATCAACTGAAAAGGCACTGGCGAATCAGTTCTTAGCCCCTGGACGTACCCCTACTACAATCAAAGAGAGAACCCCAGCTACCAAAACAGTTCATCTGCAGACAAAGGCTCGTTGCACAGGCAAGATGAGGAGTGAGCTGCTTGGTACAGTATgttttggtgctgctgcttctttacTTTTAGCTCATAGGTGGTCTCTTGTGACATTTGGTTGCCTTTGGTGGCTGTGCCTCAGTTATGTCCCAGGCTGGGGGTGGAGTCACCTTTTTAGTTTTGCCATGGATAATCTAAATACTGGGCACAGGTGCCATTACTGGGCGTGGAGGActtttgttctgtgattctatatgaTTGTACCTCATGAGCCTTTTCACTGGCCATGTGtaatcttctgttttgtttctcttcctgacTCCCAGGATCCCTTGGCTATCAGTGGTAAGtttaatctcattttctgtaacTGTAATTGACTGAGTTTTACGgataaagaaagaggaaggcCAGGTGTTAGAGGCTGACCAGAGCAACTTTTAAATTACTGACTCACTTCTTGTCAAGATAcaagatttaaaaaagcaaacactgaataGCTGAGAGCATAGGTGCTGTTACCTGTGCAGCAGAAGAGACTTGCAGGAACCTGTTTCTCTAGAATTCATATCAAAACAGGTGTTTCAGTTACAGCATTAGCAAGGACAGTTTGTGTTTGTCACTGCTGAtgttctcttctgctgtgaGCAAACCACGTGATCTTAGGAGCTCAAAGGAGGTGTTATTCAACTTCTCTTAAATATACAGCCGTGTTATTCATGTAGGGAACTGGTAGGAATTAATTTGTGGTTTCCATAGCTACCGTAACAGTGGCTGGAGCGAGGCCAATCTGACGTGTCCTGAAAGAGAACACAAAGCCCGTGGGCTGAGCTGCCCTCAGGGATGTGATtcatctcagcttttcctctcaATCAAATGTATGTTGTTATGTACTGTCTTTTCCTGGTAGAAAAGAGGTAGACATTTGAAATCCATATTCCTGGTGTAAAAGGCCAACTGGGATTACATCttggggaaagaaaatcttGCACAGAACTTGTTTTTTTCAGCCTGTGATTGCATGGCATTGTGTAATACACTAAAacacacattctttttttccagattctgAGGAGCTGAACATAAGGAAGCGGAAGTAAGTCCAAATTTCTTATTTGGGTGCTCCATGCTTTGGGACCTACTTTCCCAATGACCTTAAATCAGAGACATTTCCATTTGGGTGAAGTGCGCGTTGTTCTGTCAGGGTTGCGCAGTCTGGGGAACCACTGGGAGATCAGCTCGTAAGTACAAATCCCAattctttttcccttgtgtCCTTGCAGAGGCCTTGCATCTGATGAGAAGCAGTCAGCAGTGGAGCTGGATGCTGTGTTGCAGCACCATCAAGACATGCAGGAAAAGTTAGCGGAGGAAATGCTGAGTTTGGCTCGCAGTCTCAAAAACAACACTTTGGCTGCACAGAATGTGATAAAACAAGACAACCAGGTAGTGTGACAGTGCTCAACTCCTCAGTTTGCAATCCTAGGAGGTGAAATTGCTAatgtgttaaaaacaaaagctgtaacTTCCAGATGAGATTAGAATGAGGGAAGTTTGCAGGCAGCGCCTGTCTGCCTCTGCAGCTCAACTGTAAAGCTTTTCTCTGTTGGAAAAATTGGTGATGAGAACTTTCAAATCAGAATTCCTGAAGCTGAAAGTTCTGTCTGTAAATGATGTTTGGAAATGTTGGTACTTCACTTTGACGACTGGAACTTTTTAAACCAAATCTACTTGTTCAGACCTTGGTTTTCACAGCTGACTTACAGGTGGTGCCTCATCCCCACGGGATAAGAGAGTCCTTCCTGCTCAGGCTGTCAGCAGTGTTTGCTCTCAGTCCTGGGCAGGTTGAGCACATTGTATCCTCCGTGCACCCCTGCtgatgctgtgctctgtgcccccAGACGCTGTCCCACTCTCTCCGGATGGCAGACCAGAACTTTGAGAAGCTGAAGGATGAATCTGACCGCCTTGAACAGCATGCGAAGAAATCGGTCAACTGGCTGTTATGGATCATGTtaattgttgtttgttttatattcatCGGTATGATTCTCTTTATCAGAATTTTCCCCAagctaaaatgattttttttaactgccacGAGTCAGAAGACTCAGCTGGTGTGTTACATATCAGTAATAATTCTTGCCACCTGTGGTGTCCTGGAGGAGGCTGTCCATGGCCTCCCCTCCCACCTTTTCTGTGCAGTTGATGAATTCCATGACAGGTTTCATGGAGAGCATTTTGGGTACTTTGTTATGTTTTTCCCAAGTGAAAATCGTTGCCTATTGAGGGAAGAACAGGGTTAAAGATAGCAGTTCATAGTGAGCTCCTAAAAAATTCCTTAGCAGATACAGTCCTCTGTTTTTAATGTGGTTGTGGCAAGTGTTACAACTTCTGAAAGGCATTACTCAATAAGGACATAAATAACGCTCCGTTgaagtcttaattttttttctttaacagcttTACTGTGCTGTGCTAGATCTTGCTGCCAACAGGATATTTAATTACAAGGTTGTGTACATACACAGCTGTAGGGTGTAGGAAAAGAACGCTGCTATTGGCTTGCTATCCTGGCTTGGATTCAGAGGCAGACAGGTAAAATTATTCTCAGGCTCACCCTCTGCTCATAGGAATGCTTGTGTTTGCAGACTTCTTCAGTTTATTGTTGCTGTGGGGGGGCTGAAGTTGGTTGCTTCCCTCTTCGATGCACTGCTGTTGTCACTTATTGTCAGTTATGTTTTGCTCTTGCGTAAGAAAACGCAGTGGCAGTTTGAGCTGCACACTCCGTGCACACAGACCTCACCTGCACAAATATTCCGAGGAAGCTGCTGTTTTCAggacagaaatggaaagagGGTGGGGAAAAGAAATCAGCCATTCCCTCCTGGGACAAATTCTGTGGTCAGGAGTTTCCTTGTCTGATTGGGATTCCTAAGAGATAACTGTGATAAAACTGGAGAAAACTTCTTAAACTGTtacagctggaagaaaatagCCACAATAAAGCGAGGTTGGTGGTAAGAGTCTCACAGCCATTCTGTGGGGCTCGTGATTTAGCTGGAGCCCTTCTGcacctgtgctgtgctttgtggagTTGCTCTGAAGCTGTGGGTGTTGCTGTGCTGCACGTGGAGGAGCTGAAGAGCCGCCCgtggctgctgtgctttttgccATTTGCTCCTTGGGGCCGCGAGGTGGGGATCTTTCAGCTGTGTGTGGATCCCAgcggaggggaggggaggggaggggggcaaAGACTGACAGCGGTTGTGTGCTGGTGAAAATGGAGCTCTTTTCCCAATGCATCCCAACGGAGCAGCTCCGTCAGAACGCCTGTGCTGTTTACAGAATCCCCCAACTGAATAAAAACGCGTCGTTGTGACGTAGCTGCGTTTCCAGaagtggagctgtgctgctggactcctccctgtgctccagcagtggctgcagtgtCACCAGTGTTTGAATCCCAACTGTTTGCTGCTTTCCCCGCAGGGATTTCAGAGCtgagcatttctttcagagcagagTGCAGTGCTGGAATTTGTTGTGTGGTTGTGGGATGTTACAACGTTAACACTTCCTCATTGTCTATCACATTTTCCCCTTCCATACTCAGAATACACTGTTGTTTTGAATACAGCTTGCAGAAGCTCTGGTGCACTGCGTTACCATCAGCCGTGCGTTGGCTGTAACTTTTTGGCACTTGTAAATGAGTCCTGTTGAAAAGCCCTGGAAGGGAAGTGGCAGCCTGCCCTCCAGAAACGTTCAATCCTCCAAATCCCCATCAATTGCTATTGAGCTTCCCAGCGCTGACATCTTGTGGGTGCGTTATTTGGAAGGATGAAGTGACAGACTGGAGATTGAAGCCCATCCCTTCTGCCACCTGTGGTGCTCTCACACACAGCAGGGCCCCACGGAGCAATGTCACCCTCTGCACTGATGAACCAAATGGATTAATTGCCCCTGTGGGCAGCGGTCTCTCTACACGCCATAAGTGCTTTGTCAATCAGAAGTTGCAGTCTTTGCTTTTCTGGGGTTCCTTTAGTAATTATAGTGTTCAGAGATGCTTTGCAGGTCAGTGCAGGGGTTATTCAGGATAAGCAGTCACAGAGTGCTCTGTGGTGTCATGGATGGACAGCCCTTATTTCTGACTGAGGTCATGCTGGTGGTGCGCTCAGTGACTGCAGGCCTCGGCCCCATGTtgtgctgtggggctctgaTGTGTTTCCTTATGTATAGAAATGGCATTCTGCAAACATGGTCAAGTGAGAATTGCTTAACTTTCCCAAAGCTTGGGAAATCGACATGGGGAGCTGTTTATCAGACACAGGCTGGGCCCTGATCTGCAGGCAGCAATAAAAATGGTACCACTACTGCTTACACTGGTGCTGTCAGAGACCTAAGCCACATCAGGAAGGTGAATGCAGCCTTCCTGAGCCTCACACGGCAGAGACTGCGGGTGGCCTGAGCACATCTGCCCAGCTGTGTGGCGGCTCTCACACCCCATGCGTTGTGTTTTTTGTAGAGCAGTGGATGGGTGGACGTCCCGTCCCACTGCTCACCACGTGCTGCTCCGCCTCCCTTCTCATTGACTCCATCATAAACCTGGAACGAAACCTCAGAATCAGTCTTACACAGTGACAAGCACGAAAGAAACGTCGACCATAATAATACAGCAGATAGGAGCAGAAAATAGCAATCCAAGCCCTCTGCAGGGTGCTGATGCCATTCCCAGCCCGGAGCGCGGTGCCAGCTGCTCCTCCTCGCTGCAGGtcgctgtgctgagctgtgctgctcgtTCCCATTGACCAACAGCAGCATTACAAACCATGGAAGATAAATCAACGCCACCTGTCACATGAGACCACTGTGACATTTCTGGCACCATCGCTGTCTCTTAATAGATGGAAgtgggaagctgcagcagctagTGAATAATGGATTCGATATGCTTGATTTGTAACATTTACAAAGAAAGGGTGTGTCTCCTAGCGACGGAACAAACTGCTTATCAAAGTGGGAACTAGGAGTTCTGTGCTgtccaaaaagcaaaacatgagaTAAAGCAGCGTGGAGCACAGGGTTATGGTCTGCTGAACTCCGCTATGCAGCTCTGAGGGGCTGTGCCTCCAATTCTGACCCTGGATTAGCGAAAAATATGCGttaattaattataaaaaaaaaaaaccaacacaaactGCAGATGAGAACTGGCACAGCCAGTTGGTTGCCTGGGGCACAGTGTGTGCATATGACGTATTGGAGAGTGACGTGGCTGCAGCCACTGATTTGCACGTGGCTGCTGATACAGAGCTGCACGGCTGGCAGCTGCGGGGCACAGCGGGCCTGGGGtgggagctgagctctgtgagagctgcagggctgggggcagcgATGGGGCTGGGATACGGGGTGGGCTGTGCATGGAACGCAGTGACCTGGGGTTGTACCCAGTGGGAGAAATGTCAGTACTCTGGCTGAGAAGGTTAGTGCCGAATTGAAACAAAGAAGTTGAAAGGAATGGGAAGCACGAAGTCTAATGCTGTGTCTGCCTCTGTGACGCCCAAACATCAGCCAGGACAAAAGCTGAAATGGGCAGCGCTGCCATTTCCTGCGCTCCTCATCCCCGCCGGCTTTGGAGCCGTGTGGCAGAGATGCCCTCTGCCATTTTCACCTCAAGCAAAGGCTGTATTTGCTCACGTAACAATGGAATTATCTGGAAGGATCTGTCAGTGTTTCctgtttcagcagcaggaggctgaggCTTCTGCCCTCAGCACGGAAGGCGAGCGGGCCGtcagagctctgctttgggaAGACAGCGCTCGCTTATCGGATTTGGTGCGGACGGAAGGAAGGGTAAGAGAGGAATTCGGTCACTGTGAcgtgaaatattttatattggGAGATCTGGCAATAGTTCTGCGTGACTCCAAACAGGATGAGATACATTTCCCAAGGccggctgtgctgtgctcagtgctagGCCTCGCTGAGCAGCCCGTTCTGGAACCTTCTG
The DNA window shown above is from Lagopus muta isolate bLagMut1 chromosome 26, bLagMut1 primary, whole genome shotgun sequence and carries:
- the USE1 gene encoding vesicle transport protein USE1, whose amino-acid sequence is MAATRLELNLMRLLSRCEALAAERRDPEEWRLEKYVAALEDMLRELKKQSSKPAPELLNEYTRKVDFLKGLLEAEKLPSSTEKALANQFLAPGRTPTTIKERTPATKTVHLQTKARCTGKMRSELLGTDPLAISDSEELNIRKRKGLASDEKQSAVELDAVLQHHQDMQEKLAEEMLSLARSLKNNTLAAQNVIKQDNQTLSHSLRMADQNFEKLKDESDRLEQHAKKSVNWLLWIMLIVVCFIFIGMILFIRIFPKLK